The Pseudomonas sp. SCA2728.1_7 DNA segment CGCCGCCGTTCGCTCTATCAACTGCCGTGGTATCTGGTGCTGGGCGAGGAAAATGCCGGCAAGACCAGCCTGATCACCCGCTCCAATCAGAGCTTTGCCTTGTCCCATGTGACCAAGGCCGGAGTCAGGGCGCACCAGGAAGAGCAACTGGCCTTTCCGGTGGACTGGTGGATCGGTGACGAGGCGGTGTTGATCGACCCACCGGGTGAGTTCCTCAGTCACCCGGAGCCAACGGCAGATAACACCGAGCAGCAGGGCGCGACCCAGGGCAAGGTCAAACCGGTATTGCCCGAAGGCGCCCACTCGCGTCTATGGCTGCACCTGCTCGACTGGCTGGCGCGCAACCGCAGCCGTCGGGCGCTCAACGGGGTTGTTTTGGTGATTGATGTGCAGGCTTTGTTGGGGCAACGTCCCGAACAACGCAAGGCGCACGCCAACCTTCTGCGCACCCGGCTGTTTGAGCTGACGCGGCAATTGGGTACGCGCTTGCCGGTGTACGTGACGCTGAGCAAGTTTGATCTGCTGGAAGGGTTTGAAGAGTTCTTCGCTCGGTTGTCGCGCAGTGGGCGCGAAGACCTGCTGGGCTTCACCTTCAGCCTGGACGCGGTGGATGATTTCGATGTCTGGCTGGCGGAGTTGACCCGCCAGTACCAGACTTTTGTCACCTACCTGAGTGAACAGATCTTCGACAGCGTCAAGGAGTCGCGTGGGTTGACCGAACGCGACCGATTGCAGGGTCTGTTACGTCAGATGGCGGGCCTGCGCCCAGCACTGTTGGGTTTTCTGAGCGAGATGCTCGGCAGTGATCGATTCACCACCCCAGCGTTGGTGCGCGGGCTGTATTTCTCCTCGGTATTTCAGCAGGGCACCTTGAGCAATGCCTTCGTCAAAGAGGCAGGGCAAGCGTATCAACTGCCGCCACCGCCCCCCGAGGTCAAACCTGCTGGTGGCACCGCCATCTACTTTGCCCAGCAACTGTTCCAGCGAGTGATTTACCCGGAAGCGGGTCTGGCGGGTGACAACATCAAGGTGGCACGCAACAAGCGACGGCTTCTGATCGCGGGCTTCAGCGTCGCGTCCTTGGGCGTTTTAGTAGTCATCGGAACCTGGCAGTTTTACTTCAACATCAACCGCGACAAGGCTGCCAGCGTCCTGGCCAAGAGTCAGGAGTTCAGTGGACGGGACATCGATGCCAAGGTCGACACCACGGGTCGCAACCTGCTGGTGCCGCTGGACCAGATCCGCGATGCGGTGCAGGTGTACGGTGACTATCGCGAGGCCTGGCCGTTGCTGTCGGATATGGGGCTGTATCAGGGGAGGGCAATTGGCCCGACGGTGGATGAGGCCTATCTGAATCTACTGTCCAAACGTTTTCTGCCGGCGATTGCCAGCGGTGTGCTGGATGCTATCAACGCCGCACCCGCCGGCAGTAATCAGCAACTGGCTGCCTTGCGCGTTTACCGCATGCTTGAAGAACGGCAAAACCGCCGCCCGGCCATCGTCGAGGAGTGGGTTGCCAAACAGTGGCAGCGGGCCTATCCGGGGCAGGGCCAATTGCAGGCAGATCTGATGGGGCACCTGGGCTACGCACTGAAATATGCCGACGCCGATCTGCCGCACTACCGTGAGCGCATTGCCCAGGTGCAACAACAATTGCGCCAGTTGCCTATGGCTGAACGGGTCTACATGAACCTGAAACAGGATGCCCAAGAGCGCTTGCACCGCCCGCTGGACCTGCGCGCCGAGGTCGGGCCGGCATTCGACATCGTCTACCGTCCGATGAACACCGATCAAGAGGGGAGCGGCTTGATGCTGGCACCGCTGCTCACTGCCAAGGGTTTCAGGGACTACTTCGAGCCTGGCACCGAAGGCATCATCGAACTGGCGATGATCGACCAGTGGGTGCTCGGCGAGCGACAACGCCTGGACTACTCCGACGAAGACCGCAAAGTGCTGACCCAGCGGGTCCGCGCGTTATACAGCGCCGATTACGTCGACAGCTGGCGACGTGCGCTGAATCAGTTCGCGGTCACCGAGTTCGACGACCTCAGCCACGGCGTGGCCGTGCTCGAGCAAGTCACTGGCCCGGCCGCCCCTCTGCGGCGTTTGCTGGAGACTCTGCGCGACAATAGCGTGATCTACCCGTCGGTGCCCTTGGTCGAAGGGCAGGCACCGCTGACGTTGGACAAGGTATCGGACGGTCAGCAACAAGCCACTGGCATCCGGCGCGCGTTTTCCAGCCTAGCGGAACTAACCACCGCGCGCGGCGAGCAGCCGTCCTATTACGAAGAAACGCTACGCTCTGTCAGCGCCGTCTACGACTACGCCAAAGCCGTGCACGACAATCCCGATCCCGGCAAAGCGGCGCTGAAAACCGTGCTCAATCGTTTCTCCCTTGGCGGTGCCGACCCGATTGCCAACCTGCAACGTGTCGCCGTGGGCCTGCCTGAACCACTCAATCAGCACGTCAAAAAACTCGCCGACCAGACCTCTCAGGTCCTGGTGATTGCCGCCCTGCGCGAACTTGAAAAACGCTGGGACAGTGAAATCTACAGCTTCTACCGCGACCGCCTGGCAGGCCGCTACCCGTTCAAAGCCAGCGGCGAGGACGCCTCGCTGGAAGACTTCGAAGCCTTCTTCGGCCCGCAGGGGCGTCTGCAGCAGTTCCACGATCAATACTTGAACGTGTTCCTCAAGGACAATCTCGACGCGCTGTACTCCGACAGCCTCGGCGGCTACCTGGTGCGCAGCGACGTGCTGGAACAGCTCAAGAAGGTCGAGCGCATCCGCGACACTTTCTTCAACCACCGCGGCCACCTGGCCGTGCAACTCACCATCGAACCCCTGGCCCTGAGCGCGACCCGCCTGAGCAGCATGCTCAGCGTCGACGGCCAACTGATTCCCTACCAGCACGGCGCGCCGCAACGCACGGGGCTGGTGTGGCCCAATAGTTTGGGCGACACCAATGGCAGCCAACTGACGCTGGTGCACAGCACCGGCAACACCGCCAGCCTGAGCTATCGCGGACCGTGGTCGTTGTTCCGGCTGCTCAGCCGCGGGCATCTCAATGGCCGCACCGACACCAGTGTGGACCTGACCTTTGCCGTCGCCGATGGGCTGATGCGTTATCGGATTGGGGCGGAGAAGGCGAACAACCCGATTACCCAGCGCAGTTTTGAAGGGTTTGTGTTGCCCAGGACGTTGCTAGAGGAACGTCGATCAAAGAAAACCATAAATAAGGTTGAGGGGGGCGCCGCAACTGCGTTCAGCGAAGAGCGAAACTAATTCAGCGAATGCTGGATAACAAGTAACCACCAGTGAAACAGGAACGTTTAAATGGCAATCAAGCTACAAATATTGACTGAAGACCCACAGGAAATTGCGTTGATTGAGCGTTACTGGGCAGTCGATGTGTCAGGGCAATATCTCGAAAAAGTGAGTGATCTTGGAGGCCTGATTGAAATGGCTCAGGGCGTTTCACTGGCCAGCTTTATAAGGCAACGCTGCAACGCGTTCGATGAGAATCAGGCCTGTCCCAAGTGCGCAGAACTGATCGAAATCAGAAATCGCTCCGAGGCAAAGAAGGTCCCTGCGCGATCCCCTAAACTTTGTGCCCACTGTCAGAAAGACCAAGACGCAGTTGCGCTTGATACTGAAAAGACGAAAGCCGCAGAGCTTGAACGGCAGTTGTCCGAATACGCCCGCAAACAGTCAACCCGAACGGTGGACTACTCGCAGATACCGGATAATCTGGTGCTCCTTCTATTGGCGTTAGACAGGGCTATTACGCCGAGATTGACCAATGGCGCCTTCACAGTAGGTGACTGCCGAGGACTGGCGCCTCGGTACGTCGGTGAATTTGTGCTGCAATTGCGTGAGGCTGGATTGCTTCTTGAAGATCCAACTAAAGCAAGGCCGGGCACCTACTATTGGGAGGGCGATGAGATCTGGATGTTGAGGGAACAGGTGGTCTATCGTTTGGCTCCAGATACCGCGTCAAAGAGTGCGGACGAGCTCATCCGTAGCCTGTCGGATAGGGTGTACACAGATGCTGAAGGAATTTTCAACCTGTGGCTTGATTACTCGGTCGCAGATGTCATGCGCTATCTGGGTGCCCAATGCGAGCTCTACAACCATGATTTGTCGGAGCAAGAACTGGAGGAGATTAAAAGTACGATGCGCTCTGCATTGGAAACCTACAGCGTTTCACAACTTTGGTCGGTGGTCTGGAAGGTCGTCAGAGACGCCGCAAGTCTAGCCAATCGCGAGTACTACAACCGTCCCAAAGCGGCTGCGA contains these protein-coding regions:
- the tssM gene encoding type VI secretion system membrane subunit TssM, with translation MGMFWGYLKRWGLPVLRQFNQALPILVLLGVVFLLIAIWWLGPQWVWREHQPLSELAMRVSASVVVLVVPLLIWAWRVRSRYHRLQLERHHEAAVQADPCLPYIEAQERALDRSLGNLLNNMERRRSLYQLPWYLVLGEENAGKTSLITRSNQSFALSHVTKAGVRAHQEEQLAFPVDWWIGDEAVLIDPPGEFLSHPEPTADNTEQQGATQGKVKPVLPEGAHSRLWLHLLDWLARNRSRRALNGVVLVIDVQALLGQRPEQRKAHANLLRTRLFELTRQLGTRLPVYVTLSKFDLLEGFEEFFARLSRSGREDLLGFTFSLDAVDDFDVWLAELTRQYQTFVTYLSEQIFDSVKESRGLTERDRLQGLLRQMAGLRPALLGFLSEMLGSDRFTTPALVRGLYFSSVFQQGTLSNAFVKEAGQAYQLPPPPPEVKPAGGTAIYFAQQLFQRVIYPEAGLAGDNIKVARNKRRLLIAGFSVASLGVLVVIGTWQFYFNINRDKAASVLAKSQEFSGRDIDAKVDTTGRNLLVPLDQIRDAVQVYGDYREAWPLLSDMGLYQGRAIGPTVDEAYLNLLSKRFLPAIASGVLDAINAAPAGSNQQLAALRVYRMLEERQNRRPAIVEEWVAKQWQRAYPGQGQLQADLMGHLGYALKYADADLPHYRERIAQVQQQLRQLPMAERVYMNLKQDAQERLHRPLDLRAEVGPAFDIVYRPMNTDQEGSGLMLAPLLTAKGFRDYFEPGTEGIIELAMIDQWVLGERQRLDYSDEDRKVLTQRVRALYSADYVDSWRRALNQFAVTEFDDLSHGVAVLEQVTGPAAPLRRLLETLRDNSVIYPSVPLVEGQAPLTLDKVSDGQQQATGIRRAFSSLAELTTARGEQPSYYEETLRSVSAVYDYAKAVHDNPDPGKAALKTVLNRFSLGGADPIANLQRVAVGLPEPLNQHVKKLADQTSQVLVIAALRELEKRWDSEIYSFYRDRLAGRYPFKASGEDASLEDFEAFFGPQGRLQQFHDQYLNVFLKDNLDALYSDSLGGYLVRSDVLEQLKKVERIRDTFFNHRGHLAVQLTIEPLALSATRLSSMLSVDGQLIPYQHGAPQRTGLVWPNSLGDTNGSQLTLVHSTGNTASLSYRGPWSLFRLLSRGHLNGRTDTSVDLTFAVADGLMRYRIGAEKANNPITQRSFEGFVLPRTLLEERRSKKTINKVEGGAATAFSEERN